The following DNA comes from Odocoileus virginianus isolate 20LAN1187 ecotype Illinois chromosome 26, Ovbor_1.2, whole genome shotgun sequence.
TGACTTGGCACCTTCATTGCCAAGGGCCTGAGTTCGAGCCCAGGGAAATGAATATCCTGCaggctgtgcagcatggccaaaaaaaaaaaaaaatcagtaactaTATTGCTCTGTGATTTGACTTAGAATTAGGGCTTTTCTTAGACGTGGCAACATACAGTTTCTCTCTGACATCAGATCAGACCAGTTTAGCAGCACTGGCTGCACACTCTCGCTCCTTACTACTTATACCGTTTACTCACTTTAAGGGGCTCATGCCTCTGGGGCCATGTGTCACCCATCAGAAAGATCTGTTAGATTGCACATTAGACTTGATCCAGGCCTCCCCAACCCTATGTAGTGAGACCCCAGAGGATGACTCGTCTGAACCCCTTAGCAACGTGTATGTTCTTCCTTCTTAGCCCCCAGGAGGCAAAGAGTCCGAAGGTGGAGCTACACAGCCACTCGGACGTCCCTTTCCAGATGCTAGATGGCAACAGCGGTCTGAGTTCTGAGAAGATCAGCCACAACCCTTGGAGCCTGCGCTGTCACAAGCAGCAGCTGAGTCGCATGCGCTCTGAGTCCAAGGACCGAAAACTCTACAGTATCCTTGTTACGGCTCCTCCAGCAGCGCCTGCTACTTGGGACCACAGCTCCTATGTCAGGGCGCCTCCCAGTACCATGGTCAGCACCCTTTCTGTTCAGGGGCTCGTCTTTTGTTCTTACCTCCCTTTACCATGGGCTCTTcatgttttcatcatttttttttgtttccctgcCTTTTGGGCCTGGTAAGACTGAAGCTTAAACTTGGCAATCTAGAAAAGTGCTCTCCAATAGAACTCTGTGACAGTGGAAGAATCTGTGCTAAAATTTGTGGTAGCCAGTAGCCACACTGTAACTGAAATGTGACTGCTGTGACTGAGTtactcaatttttaatttatttaattaaaatctgCATTTAAGTCAGCAGGTATGGATAGTGGCTACCTTATTTATCACTGCATGTCTAGAAtcaggggtgtgtatgtgtgtgtgtgcatatgaacACATGTACACGTGTATTTCTCCCCTCCCaacagataatattttttaaaaaaatgttttagtgtTTATTCTAAAGATAAACAATATAccaatataaaatagttttaagatAGCAGAGATAAAAAAAGTATTATGAAATGagaattcttaaaatcagcgTTTTGAAACAGTGGATAATAAATTACTAAGACAGACTGAGAAACTGAGGGGAAGTGTGCTGAGCACTTCATATGTACTTTCTCAGTTTTCCTGTCTTTTGAGGGAGGAACTGTTAGGATTCCCATTTATAGATGAGTATATGGAAGCACAGGGGGATGAAGTATTGTGCCCAGAGCCAGTGAGTGGAAAGGCAGGGTCCTACGCCTTCAGGCATTGTGAGATACTTCTGCAGCCTTCTTCAAGTTTTATTGTTGCTTGTTTATAAATCATAGCAGGCAATGAGACTAGTTAAAAGCTGCACATAATGAATTTCACATTACTCTTTAAAGAATTAGAGGATATTAAAATGTTCATCATCAGAGTGATGCCGAGGGTCTTACCCTCTAAGACCAGGTGATTGCTCCGTAGTCCAAAATATGGAACTGAGGGCTTGGCTGTGAGCCTCGATGATGACTGTTGGCAGACCTGTGACAAGCCAGTACCTTTATCTAAGATCATTGCAGACAGGAGATGTAGATGAAGACCTGGATGTAAACAGGAGATCCTAGAAGTACTAAGGGATAAGTTTAACTATATGGCTTGAAGTTTAGTCAGAAAATGGCAAGAGAGAAATTTAAATCCAGCTTTTTCTAAAGATTCCTGTTTGGGAATGTTAAATCTGAGTCATCATTTTTGCAGTAGAGCTACAAAGGAAGTTTCTTACTTCTTATGCCTAAATGAGCCACTGGATTGAGCAGGGTCGTGGTTTACTGATGGTGCCAGGGATGTATGTGAAACTCCCAAATTTTCTTTGGTTTATTATGTATGCCTGCAAGACAGagctaaagaataaaattaaaatgatgacaTCAAAAAATGTGGCAAATACTTatgattaaaaattattcataaaaagGCATGAAATTTTGTCACATGCTAcagtatggatgaaccttgaaaccaATTTGCTAAGTGAAGTAGCCAGATATAAAGGGACAAATATTCTATGACTCCGCTGATATGAAGTACCTAGGACGGACACATTCATAgcaacagaaagtagaatagtggtttCCAGGGGATGTGGGGCGGGGGAGGAATAGGAGTTATTGTTTTAACATTATCTGTTGGGATGGGAGAAatacacatgtgtacatgtgttcataggcacacacacacacacacacacacacacactcctgaacagtttctaatttctgtttgggaagatgaaaaggtTTTGGAGAGTGGGTGGTGCTAATAGTTGCATACTTATAAATGGTTAACCTGGTAAATGGTGTATGTATTTCccgtaataaaaatgttttcaaagaaataataagcCAGAGGTGTGACACCCACATTTGAGAGTCTCTGAGGTGAACATACATTATTACATTAGAAGGGATTGCCTCCTTTCGTAGTAAAACTGGATTTTCCTTTCCTGGCTGGGACTGCTGGCGAGTATGGTCGTTATTCCCCTTGACTGTGGTCCAGAGTTCCTCCTGCTTGAGAACGTGGTGCACCACTTCAAGTACCCCTGTGTGCTGGACCTGAAGATGGGCACCCGCCAGCACGGCGATGATGCCTCCGCCGAGAAGGCCGCCCGGCAGATGCGGAAGTGCGAGCAGAGTACGTCGGCAACGCTGGGAGTCAGGGTCTGTGGTATGCAGGTGAGTCAGCCTTGGCAAGAGCCCAGGTGCTTGCGTGTTTTGGGTTGTGTGTGTACCTGCTTGCTGTCCGTGCTGGGTGTCCTCCTGGCACAGTGGCCCAGAGTCTCCTCTGGGAGGCTGAGTCCCTGGGGGGGCGGTGGGTGCCTGTTTGAGACATGTTCCCTGAGCCCTCTTGTCCTTACCCGGGGACCCTGGACTGGGCTCTAGTGCAGAACCACTGTGAGAGCCTGTTGCCTTGACTTTGGGGCAACTAAGACTCTTGTCTGTCAGCACGATCGGTATTCTAGTTTGAGTCCAGCTGGTCTCCCGGAGGGCTCCACAGGTAATGGCGGAACACCTGCAGGCCTGGTCTCCACAGTCTGCTGCCTTTACCACAGGAAAGCTCAGGGCAAACTTGGCCTGCTCACTCCAGCCGTGCAGGCTGGAGCAGAAAAGTGCAGATTGGTCAGAAGTACTTTCCAGACCGCGCCTGCCCAGGGCCCCGTGAGGTCCTCAGACCTCCCTGGTCCTCACCCACCTGTCTCCTGGGGTTTTAGGTGTACCAGCTGGACACGGGGCATTACCTCTGCAGGAACAAGTACTATGGCCGTGGGCTGTCCATCGAAGGCTTCCGCAACGCCCTCTATCAGTACCTGCACAACGGCCTGGACCTGCGGCGTGACCTTTTTGAGCCCATCCTGAGCAAACTGCGGGGCCTGAAGGCCGTGCTGGAGCGGCAGGCCTCCTACCGCTTCTACTCCAGCTCCCTGCTTGTCATCTACGACGGCAAGGAGTGCCGGTCTGAGTCCTACCTGGACCGCCGGTCCGAAATGCGTCTGAAGCTCCTGGACACCAGCCTCCCGGAGGCGGCCCCGCCCTGTGGCCCTAGTACcagcctcagcagcagcagcccggAGGCGGGCCCCTTCTCTCCGCCCAAGGTGGACGTCCGCATGATCGACTTTGCACACAGCACATTCAAGGGCTTCCGAGATGACCCCACAGTGCATGACGGGCCCGACCGAGGCTATGTGTTCGGCCTGGAGAACCTCATCAGCATCATGGAACAGATGCGGGACGAGAACCAGTAGGCCCAGCTCGGGGCCCCCTGGAcccccttcctctccacccgcAGGCAGGGACCATTGCTCTCAACTCGCCGTGAGGACACACAGACTTGCTTTTAAAGGGTTATATTTCTCTTTGGTGTAaactaaaagaaatgtttttagcTGTAGCCTGGAATCCATATATAAAGTGACGGAGGGCAGAACACGTCCTCTCAGCCAGGCTGCCTAGCTTGACGGCTCTGACTGCTGTGTCCAGGCAGACTTAGGAAGGAAGAGGTGCCCCTGGTGGGCCTGGCATCAGGGACAGGTTGCCCCTGGACTTTGGTTTCTCTTGCCCAGGTCTTTGGGGTCTGTGACTGCAGGGTCCTGCTAGTTGCAGGGTGAAGCCCAGGGTTGGCGCAGGACCCCTCCATGTTCATTCAGCCCTGGTTCCTCAGTCACAGAGGTTGGGTGCCCATCTCTTGGGGGACTTTGTAACCTGTGCTGTGGGTATCACCCATCTCTTTGACAGGCGTTCCCAGGGCACCACAGGGCCAACTGCACATAGCTGGACCCTTCCTGGTTCTGACCTTGGCATGAGGCTAGATTCATGAAGCTGTGCTGAAGCCAGCTATGGCAGAGGGCAGGCTCTGGGATCCCCAGGCACTGTTTGGCACTTGAACCTGCTCCTGCCTGCACACCCCAGCCAGCCTTTCTCACTAAGACCCCTTGCCTAAGGAGGCCATCCCCTCTTGCCCCACTGGAGGGGGCCCTGCTCTGTGGGCTGAGGAGAGTCAGCCTCCCAGCAGCCTTTGGGGCCTCTGATGGCTCTGACCCAGACAGTATTTGCAGCCCCTGGGCTGTGGGTAGGAATCCACTTCCTCTGGCTTCTTGGGCAGATTTGCTGCCTCGGAGAGATTGCTCCTTCCAGGGCTCAAAGGCTGTGGTCCGCTCAGGGTCTCACCTCTCCCCAGGCCAAGCTCAAGGCAGCAGCCCACTGTGAGGAGCTCCCGGCTTATGAGGGAGAACTTTAAGCTTGTTTGCTTTTGAGGACATTGGGCACTGGGTGCAAATGCCCAGATTCTGCTAATGAGAGTTTTGTCTTACCAGTACTGGggtccatctgtctgtccactCGTCCATGTGCCAGCCCCTGTGATCTTTTCCTCTGGGGTGTAGCCTTGTTCAGTAGTATTGATTTCCCTCATGCTTCCCTCAGCAGAATATCCTCTTTCCCATTCCTGAGGTGAGCTTTTGCCCCTGTGCCCTTCCTCAGCAAGTGCTACCTTTTAAAAGTGGTGGCAAAATGAATGGGAGGAGGTGTTTCCCTGCCGGCCCAGCACCGTCTCTGGGAGCCTGTGGCATGGCCCCCTCGGCACTCAGCGCTGACGGTGCCACAGTGAAGACTGGGGGGGTGACCCCTTCCTTGCCGATGGTTTTAGTGATTTTGCTGCCAGCCCTGAATGGGACAGAGACCTGCCACCTGTGGCCAGGAGCTCACCTAGCTGTTACTGAGGTTAGTGCCCTCCCTGCTGAGTCCAGGGCCACTGTCATTGTCACTGCTAGCATGTCCCTGTTACAGCATTCATGCTAAGCCTGCCAGCCTGTGTCTGTGAGAGGCCTCAGTAACTGATGGGCTACTTTCCCACTCCTTAGAGATGCAGCCTCACACAGCTTAAATGGGCTCCGTGATGGGATCCCATCTCTCTCAGCCCTCTGACCCTGGTGCCATTGGTGGGCAGGTTCCCATTCCTGGGGGCCAGGAGGAGCAGCTTGTCTGTTTCTGGTCAGTAAAGAGCACCTTCTCTCATGTACTATTCTGTGGCTTCAGCCATGGGGGCAGTAGCTCTTCCTTAGGGTGGCTAGTCATTTCCTGGCAAGGCCAAGGCTAAACCAAAGGGTCTGGGCCCACTCGGGACCCACTTGATGGCACCTCCCCAGTGTGGGGATGTGCCGTGCTTCCTGAATCAGTGTGTTGTGGGAGTTGCTGCCCCATTCCACTCTTCATTGTGAGAGAGGTTACACCCACTTACATTCAGTATTTCCTGGCACTAAAAGAGCAGGGCTGGTTTTGCTGCTGCTTTCCCAGGGCAGGGTCCCTTCTTTTCAGCACTTTTGAACACTTGCAAGACACAGCCCTGTTATCTAACGGGTGGCGGGCATGTGTGTCTGCACTTGCTGTTTGCCACTGTTTTGCCCTGCTCCATGCCAGAGAGCCCTGTCCCTGCCAGGCCCTGCCTTCCCAGCCCCAACTTGGGACCAAAGTGCAAGACGGGATCACGGGTTGGGGTGTCCAAGTGACTCCTCTCTACAGTGCTTCCGTGGGCCAAGTCGACACCAGCCCCCTAGCGGGGTGGGATGGGCGGTGCTTAAAGAGGAAGGGGACCAGTGTAGCAACTTGCCAGGgaccccacccctccctcacaTCCGGGCCTGTGCAGTGGGCATGGGGATTCTCCTAAGGGGCCAAAGGCCTGGGCTTGTTCGGTATCCTCTGCTCCCTTGCTCTCATCTGGTCACATGCACACTCCTAGATGCAGATTGCTTTGAACTTTAAAACTGTTCAATTTGGTTTCGTTTGTAccgatttaaaaaatgttttaatagggAAAATTTGGGGGAGAACCGTGGGTAGGGCCTGGTTCCTTTGCTTCTCGGGGAACAACAAGGCCTCGTCTGGAGGACCGCTCTCTGCTCCACTTTCCTGGAAGCTGCCTAAGCCTGTCCACGCCACCCAAGCCCTGCGCCCGGATATGACACGTGGCTCCGGTCGCTTCTGGGCGCGGCTGCGTTTTCTCGGGACCTTGCGTGCAGGGGAGGGAGTGCTCAGGCCTTGCGCCGAGCTCGCCCTTTCTGTACACCTAGCGCTGCCCGCCCCGCTTGTGTCTGAGGTCGTGTATGTCAAAATAAAGCCTCTAGAAACTGACGCGTGTCCATGTCTTGGAGAAAACCTGCAGACTCTGGCCTGATCAGGCCCACCCGCGCCCCCGGCCCTGCCCCTTTTCTCCGGTCCTGCGGGGTGGTGCGGGAATCTGCCGGGGCGCGGCGCAAAGGAAGCCTCGCCCTTGGCGCCAGCTCCGCTTTTGGATCCGCCAATGGCCAGCTGACCCGCAGGTCCCGGATCCCGGTTCCCATGGCAGCCGGCGCGCTCGGCTCTCGTTGGCTGCGTCTGTCGGAGCCTCGCGTCCCGGCGCTCCTACGTTGACGGCGTGCCACGTATACCATAGCTGATTGGTCTGCCCGCGCCTACGTCACTTCCCGCCCGCCGCCAGCCCGAGGTAGGAGCCCGAAGCTGTCCGTACGGCGTAGCGTCCCCGTTTGCTGTGGCCGCGGAGCTAACGTTAGCGCGGATTGGGCGGACAGGGTCACAGTTGGTCAGTCTGGCTGGTGAAGGGCACGGCGGCGGGAGTGTGCGGCAGGGTTCCGCTAGGCGGGCCGTGGACACCTCGGAGTCTCGGACTCACTCTCCGGCCGCCCACAGGTGCAATGAAGGCACTGATTTTGGTGGGAGGTTATGGGACGCGTCTGCGGCCGCTGACGCTAAGCATCCCGAAGCCGCTGGTGGACTTCTGCAATAAGCCTATCTTGCTGCATCAAGTGGAGGCCCTGGCCGCGGTAAGGCCCGGGTCGGGGTCTTGGTAGGTCGTGGGACTGGCCAGGCATTGGAGATTGGGGACGTCCGTGCCTTCGGCTGAGCCCGCCTGGCGCCCGGCGCTGTTCTGTCCCCCAGGCCGGCGTGGACCACGTGATTCTGGCCGTGAGTTATATGTCTcaggtgttggagaaggaaatgaaagcgCAGGAGCAGAAGGTGAGGCGCTGACTTTTGGCCCTTTCCCCTGGTCCCTGCTCTTCACTCCGAGAGGAAACTGACAGGGGCGCTTCTCCCTTCCAGCTAGGAATCCGAATCTCCATGTCCCACGAAGAGGAGCCTCTGGGGACAGGTCAGGAGAgacaggaggatcccttggagagggtTTAGGGCCAGGAAAGGGCAAGATTAAGCTTGGATGGGGATTGCTGAGCGTGGTTCCAGGGGCTCAGACCCTCAAGATGATGGTGGCCTCTTCGTTTCCCCCAGCTGGGCCCCTGGCCCTGGCCCGAGACTTGCTCTGTGAGACTGCAGACCCTTTTTTCGTCCTGAACAGTGACGTGATCTGTGATTTCCCCTTCGAAGCCATGGTGCAGTTCCACCGGCACCACGGTCAGGAGGGTTCCATTCTGGTAAGACAGCACGTTTTCTTCCTCTGATACTCACATCCCCTCACGCCGTGTCTCCCCCTCTGCAGCCTTGAACTGCCCGGTGGTGGTGTGGGTGCAGAGCTGTGCAGCTTGTGCCTTTAAGCACTGGGGACAAAGCATGGGAAATTTAGGACAGCATGTCCATCAAGGCtcaggagtactggagtaggcCTGACATCCCCCTGCACTCAGGTGACCAAAGTGGAGGAACCCTCTAAGTACGGTGTGGTGGTGTGTGAGGCAGACACAGGCCGCATTCACCGGTTCGTGGAGAAGCCACAGGTGTTTGTGTCCAACAAGATCAACGCAGGCATGTACATCCTGAGCCCTTCAGTGCTACGGCGCATCCAGGTGTGTAGAAGCCAGCTgctgggtgggctggggtgggacaGGCTACCATTGCCATGACCCTGCTCACAAGCTGCCCACTCTCACAGCTGCGGCCCACATCCATTGAGAAGGAGATCTTCCCTGTCATGGCCAAGGAAGGGCAACTCTATGCCATGGAGTTGCAGGGTGAGGCAGGGAGGCCACAGGGTGGGGGTGGTCTGTGGCTGGGCTGAGCCCCCTGATGCATTCTCTCCCTGCAGGCTTCTGGATGGACATCGGGCAGCCCAAGGATTTCCTCACTGGCATGTGCCTCTTCCT
Coding sequences within:
- the GMPPB gene encoding mannose-1-phosphate guanylyltransferase catalytic subunit beta isoform X1; translation: MKALILVGGYGTRLRPLTLSIPKPLVDFCNKPILLHQVEALAAAGVDHVILAVSYMSQVLEKEMKAQEQKLGIRISMSHEEEPLGTAGPLALARDLLCETADPFFVLNSDVICDFPFEAMVQFHRHHGQEGSILVTKVEEPSKYGVVVCEADTGRIHRFVEKPQVFVSNKINAGMYILSPSVLRRIQLRPTSIEKEIFPVMAKEGQLYAMELQGFWMDIGQPKDFLTGMCLFLQSLRQKHPEQLCSGPGIVGNVLVDPSARIGENCSIGPNVSLGPGVVVEDGVCIRRCTVLRDAHIRSHSWLESCIVGWRCHVGQWVRMENVTVLGEDVIVNDELYLNGASVLPHKSIGPLESGRPNSRPLAAMRGLRGGGAGRGGPAPPAGANGSRWPRPLRNRLQGSI
- the IP6K1 gene encoding inositol hexakisphosphate kinase 1 isoform X2 is translated as MCYILCPQCAAGPQRDVCLSNHGGGAVWQECRSGRRPGSPPGALHPPGVVSVCFEGDSDGYINLVAYPYVESETVEPDDAPEREQPRRKHSRRSLHRSGSGSDHKEEKASLPLETSESPQEAKSPKVELHSHSDVPFQMLDGNSGLSSEKISHNPWSLRCHKQQLSRMRSESKDRKLYKFLLLENVVHHFKYPCVLDLKMGTRQHGDDASAEKAARQMRKCEQSTSATLGVRVCGMQVYQLDTGHYLCRNKYYGRGLSIEGFRNALYQYLHNGLDLRRDLFEPILSKLRGLKAVLERQASYRFYSSSLLVIYDGKECRSESYLDRRSEMRLKLLDTSLPEAAPPCGPSTSLSSSSPEAGPFSPPKVDVRMIDFAHSTFKGFRDDPTVHDGPDRGYVFGLENLISIMEQMRDENQ
- the GMPPB gene encoding mannose-1-phosphate guanylyltransferase catalytic subunit beta isoform X2; this translates as MKALILVGGYGTRLRPLTLSIPKPLVDFCNKPILLHQVEALAAAGVDHVILAVSYMSQVLEKEMKAQEQKLGIRISMSHEEEPLGTAGPLALARDLLCETADPFFVLNSDVICDFPFEAMVQFHRHHGQEGSILVTKVEEPSKYGVVVCEADTGRIHRFVEKPQVFVSNKINAGMYILSPSVLRRIQLRPTSIEKEIFPVMAKEGQLYAMELQGFWMDIGQPKDFLTGMCLFLQSLRQKHPEQLCSGPGIVGNVLVDPSARIGENCSIGPNVSLGPGVVVEDGVCIRRCTVLRDAHIRSHSWLESCIVGWRCHVGQWVSLWAGLGGDGGDGLCLTAVPTSSPQVRMENVTVLGEDVIVNDELYLNGASVLPHKSIGESVPEPRIIM
- the IP6K1 gene encoding inositol hexakisphosphate kinase 1 isoform X1, which encodes MCVCQTMEVGQYGKNAGRAGDRGVLLEPFIHQVGGHSSMMRYDDHTVCKPLISREQRFYESLPPEMKEFTPEYKGVVSVCFEGDSDGYINLVAYPYVESETVEPDDAPEREQPRRKHSRRSLHRSGSGSDHKEEKASLPLETSESPQEAKSPKVELHSHSDVPFQMLDGNSGLSSEKISHNPWSLRCHKQQLSRMRSESKDRKLYKFLLLENVVHHFKYPCVLDLKMGTRQHGDDASAEKAARQMRKCEQSTSATLGVRVCGMQVYQLDTGHYLCRNKYYGRGLSIEGFRNALYQYLHNGLDLRRDLFEPILSKLRGLKAVLERQASYRFYSSSLLVIYDGKECRSESYLDRRSEMRLKLLDTSLPEAAPPCGPSTSLSSSSPEAGPFSPPKVDVRMIDFAHSTFKGFRDDPTVHDGPDRGYVFGLENLISIMEQMRDENQ
- the GMPPB gene encoding mannose-1-phosphate guanylyltransferase catalytic subunit beta isoform X3; translation: MKALILVGGYGTRLRPLTLSIPKPLVDFCNKPILLHQVEALAAAGVDHVILAVSYMSQVLEKEMKAQEQKLGIRISMSHEEEPLGTAGPLALARDLLCETADPFFVLNSDVICDFPFEAMVQFHRHHGQEGSILVTKVEEPSKYGVVVCEADTGRIHRFVEKPQVFVSNKINAGMYILSPSVLRRIQLRPTSIEKEIFPVMAKEGQLYAMELQGFWMDIGQPKDFLTGMCLFLQSLRQKHPEQLCSGPGIVGNVLVDPSARIGENCSIGPNVSLGPGVVVEDGVCIRRCTVLRDAHIRSHSWLESCIVGWRCHVGQWVRMENVTVLGEDVIVNDELYLNGASVLPHKSIGESVPEPRIIM